The nucleotide sequence TCACTAGTTGTGCATGTCACAAGACTTGGTAAACGTTGCAACTAAAGGACAAGTACCGTTTTAAGGAAAACGTTCAACATTAACAAGATGAAAGCAAATTTAAGCTACCCAACTGAAAaccaaaaggaaagaaaagctaaagaaaagaaaactacaGTTTCTAATTTATACTTTTGGTGGCCGCCTTATAGTATCCGCATCATGACTTTATTGCTGTCTCAAGCACTTCTTGTAGTCTCTCCCTCCGAGCCAGACGCAAATCCCTTTCTTGTTCTTGCCGCATCTTGCAAAATCAATTTCACAATTCCCACCATCGCCGTAGCTGCCGTAATTGTAGCTGGCCGATTCCAGTGTACATATTCCTTCAGTTGAATCACAATAGTCGTATTGCCCGCATATCTGATTTGAAGAGAAAATCAGTAACTGTGATGTACGTGtgattttatttcatgattGCCTGAATAAAACATCGACGTCACACTGTTTACGGACCAGACACGTTGCAACACAAACCCGAAAAGTCGATTTGTCATGTGGCTGAGAAATAAGTTACTGTGGTGTATTTGTGATTTCATTCCATGATTGCCCGTATATAATGTTGACGTTGCAATGTTCACTTCGTTCATGGTATGTTGTAGCCAAGTCGTGATTTGTAACACTCCGCattatttaatattcaataaTCGTCGACGTAACCCTGCGACAAGGCCTAATGCTTTTGATTACAAACTTACGGAACATTTATTGCAGTTCTTCCTATACTGACGTTTCAGCCCTTGAAACTGTCGCTGGGTGATCTGATTAACGGTCCTGTAATATCCGCATACTCCGAGTGTCAACTGGCCATCAACTACATCGCCTATAAAGATGAGCCAAAAACATGATTACGTATAAGAGCACATCTGACGATAAAATGTACATACTGATGTTAGGTattaaggaaaaaataaatCCTAGGTCACAaagtattattatgattatatacACCAACCTTCAAAACCTTTCTTAGCCACCCTATACACTCCTGGGTTATGTTTAGTTATATTTGAATTATAGGTCACATATTCCTTCATCATGAAATTACAATATTTAAAACCGTGCGTAGAGAAAAGGGTTCAGATGTGGGAGTCGCACGTTGCTTTTTAAGAACCGTTTAACTGTTAAATGTATTACCGGTTACAGTTTGTGTAATGTAGTATGTAGTTATATCCAcatcatattactttaaacatttgcttccatgcctctttgtcttaagagtaactACTTACTTCCTGTTCATGGAGTTTCTCTTTGTTTGTTGTTCATTATTTAATAACGGAGCCCAAAGTAAATGAGCCGGAGCACACCCCAACGTAACATTTGTTTAACTAAAAGAAAGAACCCTCTGACGCTCACAATTGGACTATTTTGTAAGAAGAGTAGAAAGAAGCGGTGCAGCAATATAAAACGACCCTAAAAGGAGTGTCCAAATTCACACACACAACAATTGTTACATTTGGGTGAGATTTCTTGTGTACATTTTGCACCTCTACATGCCCGGATATGACACTATCAGGCTTTCCCTTCATCATTTTGAGGACAGGTTTTCCCTGTTTCCTTTTTGATGATTATTTTGGAATGTCCATTTTGGTCAGTATATATGGAAAGAAtcttaatgttttttatttatttttcaattctTGTCATCCTGCTGGGAGCAGTTTTACCGCATAAGCATGTTATCAATAATTCACTGTACACAATGATGTTaagtaatattctgtctgccaataataatttaattcaACCAACATCAGTCATGACAATTTGTTCAATTATTACAGATGTTTACTCAAACGCTTATGTACTATTTCCGATTGTGTTCACTGTAATTGGCTGGGTTTACAGCCCCCTCCtataccccctccccaaacTACACCATGGATTGGCGTCTGCTAGCGAATATTCAGCACAGAAAGAAGAATATTTATACTCTTATTGTTCTTTGCGGAATACATCTCCGAGCCCAATGGTTAAGGGGGAACCCTCCTTCCAACACGCTGCAACGTTTCCAGAACTGCTTGTTGTCTCGTAGCGAGCTCAAATTTCAGAGAGGAATATATTTGAAAGCCCCTATAGCTGTAAGGTGCCTATACTTTTGTTAACCTTACGTTTTAGCACCAGGTGACGAAACACAGGTCAATCACGTAATCTCAAAGTATGTCAATTGAAACGAAACCACAGCATGTGATGTCACAATTTTCAAACGCACATTTTCCTTTTATCCCAACAAGGTGCGGTATTTCATTACACTATTTAGTGTCACTGCAGGGCGAAATACTATTgggtttgttttgtattacGTACATTAGGTACATTATGTACATTAATGTTGATTTAATGTCACTGTTTAATCTAACAATATAATTCAATCTAATAACAATTATTGTAACTACGCCTGAAATAAAACTTTCAAGACGTTCTACCACCAGGCAACGAAAGACAGGCCAACCACGTAATCTCAAAGTATTCTCGTTAGCACAAAACCACAGCATGTGGTGTCACAACTTCAACACGGTCGTTTTCCTTTTATACCAAATGTATGCGTAGTTCATTACACTATTTAGGGTCACAACCGGGCAAATATTATTGGGTTTGTTTTGTAGCTCGTACAAATATGGGTATTAATGTTGTTTTAGTGTCACTGTTTATTcttaaaatattcaatattgatACGAATATTGCAGCCACTCCTATTGAGGAGAAAGGAACCGTGTTTTTCACTCTTACCCATTATCACATAATTCTGATTGACACTAAGTCTGACGTTGCAATAAAGAAATGCTCCTTGGAGACTGACTATGATCTCGACCGTCGTTCCCGTGGCAGTTAAACCGTTCCTTTTATAACTCTTTTCAATATCCACGGTGTACACAGTCTTACGTATGGCGTCAAAACCGACAGCTGATTGTAAAAGAAAGAAGGTAGTAAAATTAATATACTGTAACAGAAAGCTGACAGTCCTTGTCAATTTTACGCAATTACAAGTCAATAATTGCATGGGAAAAGGACGTAAGAGGGGCAGTTGGTTGGGGATCATGTGTGGTGGACTTATCGCAAGATTGAACAGTGGCCTAGATAAGTGTTATGCAATTCTTCTTATTTTCAATTTCCGCAggtttatttattctttttcttcttctcgtTATAAACAACCGCTAACAGCCGATGTACTTATAACATGAATCTTGTCAACCATGCTGATCAGTCTGATCTATAATCTTTTCATAGCAAATTCAGGAAAAGAAGTGAAGGTAGATGATTTGGTTTTCTTAAAGGGAGATAACATTTACTTTGGCTCTTTTGGTAACCAATCAGGTGACCAACTTTCACAATTGAGTACCAGaggatttttgtctttttgaatATAAAGCAAGTTGATAACTTCGCATATTTTTGAAGTAGAACATCGACGTTAACTCAGTCTTCACTTTTTCTTGCGTAGAAAACATAATAAGCTAGTTTTGTATCATCAATTTCCCTTTACTTTTGTGGTTAACGATTTAATATTAAGTTTGAAGGTTTACGCTTGGTACGATGTAACATTATTACTACTTGCCCAAGCTTTTAATATGTTGATTTTAGTACACTTTTTACGTTTAGTACACTCTTGGAAAGGAGGCATTATGATTTTGCTATTATTAATAATCTCGCAAAAGCGTTGAATTGTGTTTGACAATCCATGTACGACCGAGACCGTTCAAGCCTTCAAACTTTAACACTTGATACAAATAAATAGACATGTAAAGAATAGTCGCTGAATACTGAGAGTGTTTGAATGGTTGTAATGATAACAACGATGATGAGAGCATCAAATTTGTTACCATTCACAAACGATTGCTTTCTTTAAACCTGGCCAAACTTACAGTTAGCAGAACAGATGAGTCTGGTTGTGAATCAAAAACTGAAAGAATGCACTGAACTCTTGGGAACGTCGTGCTAACTAACATAACCACTAATGTTAATTTCGTTTAGCATTATATTTTATCACACATAAAATTTACATCCTCTCTGAAGTTATCTAAAATGAACGAAATAGTATACAAATATTTATCAACAGAAATGTGCCAACCGCGAATTACATTCCTTTGTGACAACTCGATAACCTTTCAGatgcgtagcgaaggggtttttgttggggggtgtggag is from Apostichopus japonicus isolate 1M-3 chromosome 16, ASM3797524v1, whole genome shotgun sequence and encodes:
- the LOC139981971 gene encoding metalloproteinase inhibitor 3-like — translated: MPTAMWFSHVLSVVLVMSSIRNIQCCSCEQLHPQEEYCAADYVIQGRVTAEDVTFIENEGDYQYQESNLPSFFDDYFPSSVGFDAIRKTVYTVDIEKSYKRNGLTATGTTVEIIVSLQGAFLYCNVRLSVNQNYVIMGDVVDGQLTLGVCGYYRTVNQITQRQFQGLKRQYRKNCNKCSICGQYDYCDSTEGICTLESASYNYGSYGDGGNCEIDFARCGKNKKGICVWLGGRDYKKCLRQQ